A single Botrytis cinerea B05.10 chromosome 1, complete sequence DNA region contains:
- the Bccpa2 gene encoding Bccpa2 — MALANRFAYRSSSLLRQCKAPALPARAFTTRASISGLVHRQPAQVWKNSKCARLFSSSTLLRDQSQTAPSAEAYLASGVVKGAANPVNVKKVLVIGSGGLSIGQAGEFDYSGSQALKALKEAGVASVLINPNIATIQTAHVLTDEVYYLPVTPEYVTYVIERERPDGIFLTFGGQTALNLGVQMERMGIFERYGVKVLGTSIKTLETSEDRDLFAKALGEINIPIAQSVAVSTVDEALEAAKGIGYPIIVRAAYALGGLGSGFANNEEELRNMASRSLTLSPQILVEKSLKGWKEVEYEVVRDASNNCITVCNMENFDPLGIHTGDSIVVAPSQTLSDEEYHMLRSAAIKIVRHLGVVGECNVQYALQPDGLDYRVIEVNARLSRSSALASKATGYPLAYTAAKIGLGHTLPELPNAVTKTTTANFEPSLDYIVSKIPRWDLSKFQHVKRDIGSAMKSVGEVMAIGRTFEESIQKAIRQVDPRFVGFQGDKFDDLDYELQNPTDRRWLAVGQAMLHENYSVDRVHDLTKIDKWFLYKLQNIVDCTRELEDIGSLDGLKKEIVQKAKKLGFSDKQIANAVKSTEDEVRAVRKSFGITPFVKRIDTLAAEFPANTNYLYTTYNATTHDVTFDDKGTIILGSGVYRIGSSVEFDWCAVSATLALREMGKKTVMINYNPETYSTDFDTADKLYFEELSYERVMDIYELESASGVVVSVGGQLPQNIALRLQETGGAKILGTDPKDIDKAEDRQKFSAILDSIGVDQPAWKELTSVADAEAFAEEVSYPVLVRPSYVLSGAAMTVIRSKDELKEKLEAASNVSPDHPVVITKFIEGAEEIDVDGVGSNGQLILHAVSEHVEQAGVHSGDATLVLPPASLDQTTMDRVKEIAEKVAKAWSITGPFNMQIIKAEDPEGGLPQLKVIECNLRASRSFPFVSKVLGVNFIDVATKALVGQNVPEPTDLMAIKRDYLATKVPQFSWTRLAGADPFLGVEMSSTGEIACFGKDLVEAYWASLQSTMNFRMPEPGEGLLFGGDVTKTSLTKIVDYLSPLGYKLYAAEPEVKKFLESTAKGNVSVEVIEFPKEDKRALREVFKKYDIRGVFNLALARGKTVQDTDYVMRRNAVDFGVPLFMEPKTAELFAQCMNEKLPRKEGIPGEVRRWSDFIGGKPL; from the exons ATGGCGCTCGCAAACCGCTTCGCATATCGATCTTCATCGCTCCTTCGTCAATGCAAAGCTCCAGCTTTGCCTGCGAGAGCATTCACTACTAGAGCTTCCATTAGCGGTCTTGTGCACCGTCAACCGGCTCAAGTCTGGAAGAACAGCAAATGTGCTCGACTTTTCTCCAGTTCGACTCTCCTTAGGGATCAGTCACAAACCGCGCCCAGTGCTGAGGCATACTTGGCCAGTGGGGTTGTTAAAGGAGCTGCCAACCCAGTGAACGTGAAGAAAGTTCTGGTCATTGGAAGTGGTGGCTTGAGTATTGGCCAAGCAGGAGAATTCGATTACTCAG GTTCTCAAGCATTGAAGGCCTTAAAAGAAGCTGGTGTAGCTTCTGTGCTCATCAACCCCAATATTGCAACGATCCAAACCGCACACGTTCTTACCGACGAAGTTTATTATCTTCCCGTCACACCTGAATATGTCACATATGTTATCGAGCGTGAGAGACCAGATGGTATCTTCCTCACTTTCGGTGGTCAAACAGCTCTCAATCTCGGTGTACAAATGGAACGCATGGGTATCTTTGAGAGATACGGTGTAAAGGTTTTGGGTACCAGTATCAAGACTCTCGAGACCAGTGAGGACAGAGATCTCTTCGCCAAGGCTCTTGGTGAGATCAACATCCCAATTGCTCAATCTGTCGCCGTTTCAACTGTGGATGAAGCTTTGGAGGCTGCAAAGGGTATTGGTTATCCAATCATTGTCCGTGCTGCCTATGCTCTCGGTGGTCTTGGTTCTGGATTCGCAAACAACGAGGAAGAACTTCGCAACATGGCTTCTAGATCTTTGACTCTTTCCCCTCAAATTTTGGTTGAGAAATCATTGAAGGGATGGAAAGAAGTTGAATATGAGGTTGTCAGAGATGCCAGTAACAACTGCATCACTGTCTGCAACATGGAGAACTTCGACCCTCTCGGTATCCACACTGGTGATTCTATCGTCGTCGCCCCTAGTCAGACTTTGAGTGATGAAGAATACCACATGCTTCGTTCAGCTGCCATTAAAATTGTTCGTCACTTGGGTGTTGTTGGAGAATGTAACGTTCAATACGCTTTGCAACCAGATGGATTAGACTACAGAGTTATTGAAGTTAACGCTCGTCTCTCCCGATCATCTGCTCTTGCCTCGAAAGCTACCGGTTACCCTCTTGCATATACTGCTGCTAAGATTGGACTTGGTCACACTCTTCCCGAGTTACCAAACGCTGTTACCAAGACTACAACTGCCAACTTCGAGCCTTCCCTCGATTACATCGTCTCGAAGATTCCTAGATGGGATTTGTCAAAGTTCCAACACGTCAAGCGCGATATCGGCAGTGCTATGAAGTCCGTTGGTGAAGTCATGGCTATTGGTAGAACATTCGAAGAATCCATCCAAAAGGCTATTCGTCAAGTTGATCCACGATTCGTTGGTTTCCAAGGAGACAAATTTGATGACCTTGACTACGAACTTCAGAACCCCACCGATCGTCGTTGGTTAGCTGTTGGACAAGCCATGCTCCACGAGAACTACTCTGTTGATCGTGTACATGACCTTACCAAGATTGATAAATGGTTCTTGTACAAGCTCCAGAACATTGTTGATTGCACCCGCGAACTTGAGGATATTGGAAGCCTTGAtggattgaagaaggaaattgtccaaaaagcaaagaaattGGGTTTCTCTGACAAACAAATTGCCAACGCCGTCAAGTCCACCGAAGATGAAGTTCGAGCCGTCAGAAAGAGCTTTGGTATCACTCCTTTTGTTAAGAGAATTGATACTCTGGCTGCTGAGTTCCCCGCAAACACTAACTACCTCTACACGACATACAATGCAACAACTCATGATGTCACATTTGATGACAAGGGAACTATCATCTTGGGAAGTGGTGTCTACAGAATTGGTAGCTCcgttgaatttgattggtgTGCCGTTAGCGCAACTCTCGCTTTGAGAGAAATGGGCAAGAAGACCGTCATGATCAACT ACAACCCTGAGACTTACAGTACTGATTTCGATACTGCCGACAAACTCTACTTCGAAGAATTGAGTTACGAACGTGTAATGGACATCTACGAACTTGAATCTGCTTCCGGAGTTGTTGTTTCTGTAGGCGGTCAACTCCCACAAAACATTGCTCTCCGTTTGCAAGAGACAGGTGGAGCCAAGATCTTAGGAACAGATCCTAAGGATATTGACAAGGCAGAAGACAGACAAAAGTTCTCTGCAATCTTGGACAGCATTGGAGTTGATCAACCAGCATGGAAGGAACTCACCTCGGTTGCCGACGCAGAGGCTTTTGCCGAGGAAGTCAGTTACCCAGTCCTCGTCCGCCCTTCATATGTATTGTCAGGTGCTGCCATGACTGTTATTAGAAGCAAGGATGAGCTCAAGGAGAAGCTCGAAGCTGCTAGCAACGTTTCCCCTGATCACCCAGTTGTCATCACCAAGTTCATTGAAGGTGCCGAGGAGATTGATGTGGATGGTGTTGGATCTAACGGCCAACTTATTCTCCACGCTGTCAGTGAGCACGTTGAGCAAGCTGGTGTTCATTCTGGTGACGCTACTCTTGTTTTGCCTCCTGCTTCCCTTGATCAAACCACCATGGATCGTGTCAAGGAGATTGCCGAGAAGGTTGCCAAGGCCTGGAGCATTACCGGTCCTTTCAATATGCAAATCATCAAGGCTGAAGATCCTGAAGGTGGTCTTCCACAATTGAAGGTTATTGAATGTAACTTGCGTGCATCCCGTTCCTTCCCATTCGTCAGCAAGGTTCTTGGTGTCAACTTTATTGATGTCGCTACCAAGGCTCTTGTGGGCCAAAATGTCCCTGAGCCTACCGATCTTATGGCCATCAAGCGTGATTACCTCGCTACTAAGGTCCCTCAATTCTCGTGGACTCGTCTTGCTGGTGCTGATCCATTCTTGGGCGTCGAAATGTCCAGTACTGGTGAGATTGCTTGCTTCGGTAAGGATCTCGTTGAGGCTTACTGGGCTTCTCTCCAATCAACCATGAACTTCCGTATGCCAGAACCAGGAGAGGGTCTTCTTTTCGGCGGTGATGTCACTAAAACTTCCCTCACTAAGATTGTCGACTACTTATCTCCATTGGGCTACAAGCTCTATGCTGCCGAACCTGAAGTCAAGAAGTTCTTGGAATCGACTGCCAAGGGCAATGTCAGTGTTGAGGTCATTGAGTTCCCCAAGGAGGACAAGAGAGCTTTGAGAGAGGTTTTCAAGAAGTACGACATTCGTGGTGTTTTCAACCTTGCACTTGCTAGAGGCAAGACTGTTCAGGACACCGACTACGTTATGCGCAGAAACGCTGTCGACTTTGGCGTTCCTCTCTTCATGGAACCAAAG ACTGCTGAACTCTTTGCTCAATGCATGAACGAGAAACTTCCTCGCAAGGAAGGTATTCCAGGCGAAGTTCGCAGATGGTCAGATTTCATTGGTGGCAAGCCATTGTAA